The following coding sequences are from one Salvia hispanica cultivar TCC Black 2014 chromosome 3, UniMelb_Shisp_WGS_1.0, whole genome shotgun sequence window:
- the LOC125212115 gene encoding calcium-dependent protein kinase 28-like, whose translation MGICNSTPKDSASSSAAAAEAHHEKGSAAWPVAKLRPHFTSKKQEGSNHKPKDNNNNNNNNNNNNNNNNNNNNNNQKNKQQKQKQKQKQKQSPHNVKHNPRRQNLSIPCGKRTDFGYEKDFNERYTIGKLLGHGQFGYTYVAVDNSNGDRVAVKRIEKNKMVLPIAVEDVKREVEILKALDGHENVVQFHNAFDDDSYVYIVMELCEGGELLDRILSKKDNRYAEKDAAIVVRQMLKVAAECHLHGLVHRDLKPENFLFKSANEDSPLKATDFGLSDFIKPGKKFHDIVGSAYYVAPEVLKRRSGPESDVWSIGVITYILLCGRRPFWDKTEDGIFKEVLRNKPDFRRKPWSSISDAAKDFVRKLLVKDPHARLTAAQALSHPWVREGGEASDIPLDISVLANMRRFVTYSRLKQFALRALAGTIDKEELADLQDQFDAIDVDKNGAISLEEMRQALAKDLPWKLKESRVLEILQAIDSNTDGLVDFSEFVAATVHVNQLEEHNSEKWQMRSKAAFEKFDVDKDGYITPEEIKMHTGLRGSMDMLLEEADIDKDGKISLSEFRRLLRTASMSSTSVTPRGNQHRKKMY comes from the exons ATGGGTATCTGCAATTCCACCCCCAAGGACAGCGCCTCCAgcagcgccgccgccgcagaAGCCCACCACGAAAAAGGCAGCGCCGCCTGGCCCGTCGCCAAGCTACGCCCCCACTTCACGTCGAAGAAGCAGGAGGGCTCCAATCACAAACCCAaggataataataataataataataataataataataataataataataataataataataataataataatcagaAGAATAAGCAGCAGAAGCAGAAGCAGAAGCAGAAGCAAAAGCAGTCTCCGCACAATGTGAAGCACAACCCGAGAAGGCAGAATTTGTCGATCCCTTGTGGGAAAAGAACCGATTTTGGGTACGAGAaggattttaatgagaggTATACGATTGGGAAATTGCTGGGACATGGCCAATTTGGCTATACTTATGTTGCGGTTGATAACAGCAATGGAGATCGTGTTGCTGTCAAGAGAATAGAGAAGAACAAG ATGGTTCTTCCAATTGCTGTTGAGGATGTGAAGAGAGAAGTCGAGATATTGAAAGCATTAGACGGTCACGAGAACGTGGTTCAGTTCCATAATGCTTTCGACGATGattcatatgtatatatagtgaTGGA GTTATGTGAGGGTGGAGAGTTACTAGACCGTATATTATCTAA AAAAGATAACCGTTATGCAGAGAAAGATGCAGCTATTGTTGTAAGGCAGATGCTGAAAGTTGCCGCGGAATGCCACTTACATGGTTTGGTACACCGTGATTTGAAGCCCGAG AACTTCTTGTTTAAGTCGGCCAATGAGGATTCACCATTGAAAGCTACAGATTTTGGACTTTCAGACTTCATAAAACCAG GAAAGAAGTTCCACGACATTGTTGGGAGTGCATATTATGTTGCTCCAGAGGTATTGAAGCGCAGGTCAGGCCCGGAATCAGATGTATGGAGCATTGGTGTGATTACTTACATTTTGCTTTGTGGCCGTCGGCCCTTTTGGGATAAAACTGAGGATGGCATATTTAAGGAG GTTCTCAGAAACAAGCCTGATTTTCGGCGGAAACCATGGTCAAGTATAAGCGATGCTGCTAAAGATTTTGTGAGGAAGTTGCTCGTGAAAGATCCCCATGCAAGACTTACTGCCGCCCAAGCTTTAT CTCATCCATGGGTACGAGAAGGAGGTGAAGCTTCAGATATTCCACTAGACATATCCGTTCTAGCCAACATGCGGCGCTTTGTGACGTACAGCAGATTGAAGCAGTTTGCACTTAGG gCACTGGCTGGCACAATTGACAAGGAAGAGCTGGCTGATCTACAAGATCAGTTCGATGCCATAGATGTGGATAAAAATGGAGCTATCAGTCTCGAGGAAATGAGACAG GCCTTGGCGAAGGATCTCCCTTGGAAGTTGAAAGAATCGcgtgttcttgaaatccttcaaGCG ATTGATAGTAACACCGATGGACTAGTAGATTTCTCGGAGTTTGTTGCTGCAACCGTTCACGTGAATCAGCTGGAGGAACACAACTCAGAGAAATGGCAGATGAGGTCCAAGGCCGCTTTTGAAAAATTCGATGTTGACAAAGATGGATACATAACACCAGAGGAAATCAAAATG CACACGGGGCTAAGGGGTTCGATGGACATGCTTCTAGAAGAAGCGGATATCGACAAAGATGGGAAGATCAGCTTGTCAGAATTCCGCAGGCTGTTGAGAACTGCGAGTATGAGCTCGACCAGTGTCACCCCGAGAGGTAATCAGCATCGAAAAAAGATGTATTGA
- the LOC125213743 gene encoding LEAF RUST 10 DISEASE-RESISTANCE LOCUS RECEPTOR-LIKE PROTEIN KINASE-like 1.4, with protein sequence MPPLLILAALLFSAAHCQLETYPNCDRTFSCGSITNVTFPFHGGDRPSHCGIPDFALTCRTGNTTELAATFRVLHLDQNQKSLLLARSDLYNNTCPSQFRNLTLNASYFTYTTLPQNEQLTMVYGCNTSAFNSTGRNTTELILERDNRIKCDSTNSNLSSAFYWVGPLPIDPILKIMTCNISVIVPMLKIAGNRLTNSTLSLGEALMQGFNVSYSVRDERLCSQCNNLGGQCGFTDQLICICGGRVCPFPLTLPPAPSPEDAPDGNRNTERSIGLFIAGAILTGVGLGWLIFHCRQKRKQKLALMSSQTASKDIRSSPSMRGLLSLPSNHYTKSIPSYPSTKSEFGRESSDFGVQVFSCAELEEATDKFDRSRELGDGGFGTVYYGVLSDGRVVAVKRLYENNFKRAEQFINEIEILTRLRHQYLVTLYGCTSRRSQELLLVYEYIPNGTVADHLHGKRAKSGLLSWPIRLQIAVETADALAYLHKSDIIHRDVKTTNILLDNDFHVKVADFGLSRLFPNDVTHVSTAPQGTPGYVDPEYYQCYQLTEKSDVYSFGVVLIELISSLPAVDTNRHRHDINLSNMAINKIQNHTLHELVDSSLELNTNGSVRRMVTLVAELAFRCLQQEKDMRPSMQEVLDALNGIKNEDSNAHKVEIVDLCMDDDAGLLKGSMTSKSQDSLP encoded by the exons ATGCCCCCCCTCCTCATTCTCGCCGCCCTCCTCTTCTCCGCGGCGCATTGCCAGCTCGAAACCTACCCCAACTGCGACCGCACCTTCTCCTGCGGCTCCATCACCAACGTTACATTCCCCTTCCACGGCGGCGACCGCCCCTCCCACTGCGGAATCCCCGATTTCGCCCTCACCTGCCGCACCGGAAACACCACCGAGCTCGCCGCCACCTTCCGCGTCCTCCACCTCGATCAGAATCAGAAATCGCTCCTCCTCGCCCGCTCCGATCTCTACAACAACACTTGCCCTTCCCAATTCCGCAACCTAACCCTAAACGCCTCTTATTTCACATACACCACTCTCCCCCAAAACGAGCAGCTCACTATGGTATACGGCTGCAACACATCCGCCTTCAATTCCACGGGGAGAAACACCACCGAATTGATCCTCGAGCGAGACAATCGCATCAAGTGCGATTCCACTAATTCTAATCTCTCCAGCGCGTTTTATTGGGTCGGCCCACTTCCCATCGATCCGATTCTGAAAATCATGACCTGTAACATTAGTGTGATTGTGCCGATGTTGAAGATCGCCGGCAATCGGCTGACGAACTCGACGCTGAGCCTTGGGGAGGCGTTGATGCAGGGTTTCAACGTCAGTTACAGCGTGCGGGATGAGAGATTGTGCTCCCAATGCAACAATTTGGGCGGGCAATGCGGGTTTACGGATCAGCTCATTTGCATTTGCGGCGGTAGGGTTTGTCCTTTTCCTTTGACGCTCCCGCCGGCACCTAGTCCTGAGGATGCTCCAGACG GAAACCGAAATACGGAAAGGAGTATAG GTCTTTTCATAGCTGGTGCAATTCTTACCGGTGTTGGCCTGGGATGGTTGATTTTCCATTGTAGGCAAAAGAGGAAGCAGAAGCTTGCATTGATGTCCTCTCAGACTGCAAGCAAGGATATTCGTTCTTCTCCTTCCATGAGAGGCCTACTTTCCTTGCCTTCGAATCATTACACCAAGAGCATACCTTCGTATCCATCTACCAAGTCGGAATTCGGTAGGGAAAGTTCAGATTTTGGGGTGCAGGTCTTCAGCTGTGCCGAACTTGAAGAAGCCACTGACAAATTTGATCGTTCTAGAGAACTTGGAGATGGTGGATTTGGTACTGTATACTATG GGGTGCTTTCTGATGGTCGAGTAGTTGCAGTTAAGCGCTTATACGAGAACAATTTCAAGCGTGCAGAGCAGTTCATAAATGAGATTGAGATTCTGACTCGGTTAAGGCACCAATACCTTGTAACACTCTATGGTTGCACTTCTAGGAGAAGCCAGGAGCTACTGCTTGTGTATGAATATATACCGAATGGGACAGTGGCAGATCATCTGCATGGAAAACGTGCCAAATCGGGCTTGCTATCTTGGCCTATTAGGCTGCAAATCGCCGTGGAAACAGCTGATGCATTAGCTTATCTACATAAATCAGATATCATACACCGGGATGTGAAAACCACCAACATTCTTCTGGACAATGATTTCCATGTAAAAGTTGCTGATTTTGGGTTGTCGAGGCTATTCCCCAACGACGTAACTCATGTGTCGACTGCTCCACAAGGGACTCCTGGCTATGTGGACCCTGAGTACTACCAGTGCTACCAACTCACAGAGAAGAGCGACGTGTACAGCTTTGGGGTTGTGCTAATTGAGCTCATATCATCACTGCCGGCAGTAGATACCAACAGGCATCGCCATGACATCAATTTATCAAACATGGCTATCAACAAGATTCAAAACCACACATTGCACGAGCTGGTTGATTCAAGCCTGGAACTCAACACGAATGGCTCGGTGAGAAGGATGGTTACGTTGGTTGCAGAATTGGCTTTCAGATGTCTGCAGCAGGAGAAGGATATGAGACCTTCGATGCAAGAAGTGCTGGATGCTTTGAACGGGATCAAAAACGAAGACTCGAATGCACATAAGGTGGAAATTGTCGACCTGTGTATGGATGACGATGCCGGTCTACTCAAGGGTAGCATGACATCCAAGTCGCAAGATTCGCTTCCTTGA
- the LOC125209642 gene encoding uncharacterized protein LOC125209642 — MEITAFNGSPVTRRWRKRGYNRLSPPNRRSLKVVRLNSSKRSWRLRLTPKLRLVRLASPMKLWCRFKNAYMKMMLKFANIAGTSGAADTAFGAKRIRDAPMAYSRTEFENRLVLEIYKSMVASLELGYNK; from the coding sequence ATGGAAATAACGGCGTTCAACGGGAGCCCGGTGACGAGGAGGTGGAGGAAGAGAGGATACAACCGGCTCTCCCCGCCAAACCGGAGAAGCCTGAAAGTGGTGAGGCTGAACAGCTCAAAGCGGTCATGGCGGCTGCGGCTGACCCCAAAGCTGCGGCTGGTGAGGCTGGCGTCGCCGATGAAGCTGTGGTGCAGATTCAAGAACGCGTACATGAAGATGATGCTTAAATTCGCCAACATCGCAGGCACCTCGGGCGCAGCCGACACGGCCTTCGGCGCCAAGCGGATCCGGGATGCTCCCATGGCGTATTCGAGGACCGAGTTCGAGAACCGCCTCGTGCTCGAGATTTATAAGTCCATGGTGGCTTCGCTTGAACTCGGCTACAACAAGTAG
- the LOC125212180 gene encoding zinc finger CCCH domain-containing protein 9-like has product MQREDVSYDSLLASSAADKSAAASLLFSFTNPFLPPTSPSYVNSDASFYSSLFQNHSSSTTSDTASFDGGDDADRRIQDASCVVEYQQLYNRYTLCLAQLHDAIEEADALRRDNDSLRLSNADLTHRIALLFSRGRLLSDFNRLNVASPSAAAAHLSLTQPLAELNRVERRSIERVTLPKSISVRTSGFLKMTRPGRDTTGDKVVSQPTPELREQQRVYVGGSTAENVEELDVYNQGMTKTELCNKWQETGACPYGENCQFAHGINELRPVIRHPRYKTEVCRMVLAGDVCPYGHRCHFRHSLTEEERLMVAPPQH; this is encoded by the exons ATGCAGAGAGAGGATGTTTCATACGATTCTCTTCtcgcctcctccgccgccgatAAATCAGCGGCGGCGTCGCTGCTATTCTCTTTCACCAATCCGTTCCTTCCTCCGACGTCGCCGAGTTACGTGAACTCAGACGCCTCCTTCTACTCCTCGCTCTTCCAGAATCACTCGTCGAGCACCACCTCCGATACCGCCTCCTTCGACGGCGGCGACGACGCCGATCGACGCATCCAGGACGCCAGCTGCGTCGTCGAGTATCAGCAGCTCTACAATCGCTACACGCTCTGTCTCGCTCAGCTCCACGACGCGATCGAGGAGGCCGACGCGCTCCGCCGCGACAACGACTCTCTCCGCCTCTCCAATGCGGATCTGACGCACCGGATTGCCTTGCTATTCTCGCGCGGTCGCCTCTTATCCGATTTCAACCGCCTGAACGTCGCTTCTCCCTCGGCCGCCGCCGCTCATCTGAGCCTGACTCAGCCTCTCGCCGAACTCAATCGTGTCGAGCGGAGGAGTATTGAGAGAGTCACGCTTCCGAAGAGCATTTCTGTGCGCACTAGTGGTTTCCTGAAGATGACTCGGCCAGGTCGAGACACAACTGGCGACAAAGTAGTGAGTCAACCCACTCCTGAATTG CGTGAGCAGCAAAGAGTGTATGTGGGTGGGTCCACAGCAGAAAATGTGGAGGAGCTGGATGTGTACAACCAAGGAATGACGAAAACGGAGCTTTGCAACAAGTGGCAGGAGACGGGTGCCTGCCCCTACGGAGAGAACTGCCAATTCGCGCACGGGATCAACGAGCTGCGACCGGTGATAAGGCACCCGCGCTACAAGACCGAGGTCTGTCGCATGGTGCTTGCCGGAGACGTCTGCCCCTATGGCCACCGCTGCCACTTCCGCCACTCTCTCACCGAGGAGGAGCGCCTCATGGTGGCACCTCCGCAGCATTGA